From the Brassica napus cultivar Da-Ae chromosome A8, Da-Ae, whole genome shotgun sequence genome, one window contains:
- the LOC106360928 gene encoding 26S proteasome non-ATPase regulatory subunit 13 homolog B has translation MAALQYLESQKNAHPELTEWYNSLADLYQKKLWHQLTLKLEHFIALSVFQAGDALIQLYNNFITDFETKINLLKLAHFAVVVSKQYPEKEAAVSYLQGVIEKLRATKESRISEPVSYVETQIALFKLEQGDQKECKKILDDVKTSLDSMTDIDPSVYANFFWVSSQFHKFRQEFSDFYKNALLYLAYTSVESLSESFKLDLAFDLSLSALLGENIYNFGELLAHPVLKSLLGTNVEWLYHILQAFNHGDLVQYQELCRVHNAALSAQPALVENEKKLLEKINILCLIEIIFSRPAEDRTIPLSVIAERTKLSIEDVEHLLMKSLSVHLIEGIIDQVDGTVHVSWAQPRVLGIPQIKSLRDQLDSWVDKVHTTLLSVEAETPDLVAA, from the exons ATGGCTGCTCTTCAATACCTCGAATCCCAGAAAAACGCGCACCCGGAGCTCACCGAGTGGTACAATTCGCTCGCAGATCTGTACCAGAAGAAGCTCTGGCACCAGCTCACCCTCAAGCTCGAGCACTTCATCGCTCTCTCCGTCTTTCAG GCTGGAGATGCTTTGATACAGCTATACAACAACTTCATAACCGACTTCGAGACGAAGATCAACCTTCTGAAGCTCGCGCACTTCGCGGTTGTAGTCTCCAAGCAGTACCCTGAGAAAGAAGCTGCGGTCAGTTATCTCCAGGGAGTGATTGAGAAGCTTAGAGCTACTAAAGAGTCGCGTATCAGTGAGCCTGTTAGCTACGTAGAAACGCAGATAGCTTTGTTCAAGCTTGAGCAAGGTGACCAGAAGGAATGCAAGAAGATACTGGACGATGTGAAAACCTCTCTTGATAGTATGACTGACATTGATCCGTCTGTCTATGCCAACTTCTTCTGGGTGTCTTCTCAGTTCCATAAGTTCCGTCAGGAGTTTTCTGATTTCTATAAGAATGCTCTTCTTTATCTTGCGTATACTTCTGTGGAGTCACTCTCTGAGTCGTTTAAACTG GACTTGGCTTTTGATCTGTCGCTGTCAGCTCTGCTGGGAGAGAATATTTACAACTTTGGGGAACTGTTAGCCCATCCAGTT CTGAAGAGTCTGCTCGGAACGAATGTGGAGTGGCTTTACCACATTCTGCAGGCGTTCAACCACGGTGATTTGGTTCAGTACCAAGAACTCTGCCGTGTTCACAATGCAGCCTTGAGCGCACAGCCAGCGCTGGTTGAGAATGAGAAGAAGCTGTTGGAGAAGATCAACATTCTCTGCCTTATTGAGATCATTTTCAG CCGACCAGCTGAAGATAGGACCATACCGTTGAGTGTCATTGCTGAGCGTACTAAGCTTTCAATCGAAGATGTTGAGCACCTTCTCATGAAGAGTTTATCT GTGCACTTGATAGAGGGGATAATAGATCAGGTGGATGGAACTGTGCATGTTTCATGGGCGCAACCGAGGGTGCTTGGGATACCGCAGATCAAGTCATTGAGGGATCAGCTTGATAGTTGGGTTGATAAGGTTCACACTACCTTGTTGTCCGTTGAGGCTGAGACACCTGATCTTGTTGCAGCTTAA